From the genome of Bacteroidales bacterium, one region includes:
- a CDS encoding GLPGLI family protein, producing the protein MKSYILPVLVFAGLTNPQPGFSQQQGVITYELKMKLMMKNEDDQEPQYINGRQQLIFNENESLYIPLPDDEDDEFTNGVKMFRAKAPEIIMYSNVQQRNTIEQTEFLGKKYLVTDSLKIGSWKLGTDTKKILGYDCKMASWKGDSVHPSLIAWYTTDLRPFLGPDNANTLPGAILEVDIDNGRGTVSAQNIEFRELKKNELKAPKGGRLMTRREYEKLVLDEMERMKKNGGNVMIGG; encoded by the coding sequence ATGAAAAGCTACATCTTACCCGTTTTGGTTTTTGCCGGATTAACTAATCCTCAACCTGGTTTTTCACAACAGCAGGGTGTGATAACCTATGAATTGAAAATGAAGCTCATGATGAAAAACGAAGACGATCAGGAGCCTCAATATATTAATGGCCGTCAGCAACTCATTTTTAATGAGAATGAGTCTTTGTACATCCCTTTGCCGGATGATGAGGATGATGAATTCACTAACGGGGTTAAAATGTTCAGGGCTAAGGCACCTGAAATTATTATGTATTCCAATGTTCAGCAAAGGAATACAATTGAGCAAACTGAATTCCTGGGAAAGAAGTACCTGGTTACTGATTCACTCAAAATCGGTTCCTGGAAACTAGGAACGGATACAAAAAAAATCCTTGGTTACGACTGTAAAATGGCAAGTTGGAAAGGTGATTCGGTTCATCCTTCATTGATTGCATGGTATACAACCGACCTGAGGCCTTTCCTGGGACCAGACAATGCCAATACCCTTCCGGGCGCCATACTCGAAGTGGATATCGACAATGGCCGCGGTACGGTATCAGCTCAAAATATTGAGTTTCGTGAATTAAAAAAGAACGAACTGAAAGCACCGAAAGGAGGCAGGCTTATGACACGCAGGGAATATGAAAAGCTTGTCCTCGATGAAATGGAAAGAATGAAGAAAAACGGAGGCAATGTCATGATCGGCGGGTGA
- a CDS encoding outer membrane beta-barrel protein translates to MKYLALFIILFSGSILSAQSFTIQGQLHDSLSQPLPFATVILLYPGDSTLVDFTTSNTEGNFSIRNVKPGNYLLRISFVGYRTYFKTIATTSPGNILDLGNIQLSAQNKSLGEVTVISERVPVVVKKDTIEFNASSFKTNPNANVEDLLKKMPGIQVKSDGKIMAQGQEVKKIEIEGKTFFGNDPTLATRNLPANAVEKVQVYDKKSEQATFTGIDDGEKQKTINLKLKADRKKALFGNVSAGAGTNDRFRGKFSVNRFNSGNQLSFLGMAGNFNEQGFSMEDYLNFSGAMQQMAGGIKFLVRLDENNNLNGVPLDIGNSKGIITNYAGGANINHDFGRKTNVNASYFANSINQDLQTKTERWNFLPGNEFNFDQDDIQFNENTNQRLNLTIDQKLDSFNSFKLLTAFNITATKLDETAVSANTAGDSPVNDSHRSLNSSGNEMRSNSEFLLRHKFRKQGRTFSIDLKADVVAQNMSGSLNAVNRFYGDTIQTIKQNQLNERTNNNTNCNGKITYTDRIGQGKYYEVSYGLAAENGDVNQEVFDLNKGIKQVDTALTNQFSSTYLYNTLGLSFRFVKKDYNFQLGGVLKQTDMSGIVESNDTRINKNYLNFLPVVGFKYDFTSTRHLEIEYSTQAEQPSLIQMQPVVDNSDPLNIFTGNPGLKPSYNHTLRTQYNFFSPSRFFSFFFLAQADYRMNAFSSSQTINENLVTVTTPVNVKYEKSGFTQVDVGFPLKLIRSRFNLRTGIRTNNGLTIINNTLIRVHSGSFEGNIQYNLNIDDNLNVNLKVEMDRQSSTFGVGIPEQQYMNRVYSADVSCRFLNRFLVNVKSDYLQFKNLTYDYRQEIPILNAYLSCFIFKSMRGEVRFSVSNILNRTIGVSQATSRNFIERSVTNSPHRYFMMSFTYDLNKTVNHKPGQGSFNGIGG, encoded by the coding sequence ATGAAATACTTAGCCTTATTCATCATTCTGTTTTCCGGTTCTATTCTATCCGCTCAATCTTTCACAATTCAGGGCCAGCTTCACGATAGTCTTTCCCAACCCTTGCCGTTTGCAACGGTTATTCTTCTTTACCCGGGTGATTCAACATTGGTTGATTTTACCACCAGCAATACTGAAGGTAATTTTTCAATCAGAAATGTAAAGCCGGGTAACTATTTGCTGAGAATTTCATTCGTGGGATACAGGACTTATTTTAAAACCATTGCAACGACTTCACCCGGAAACATCCTTGATTTGGGCAACATTCAGCTTTCTGCACAAAACAAATCTCTCGGGGAAGTTACTGTGATATCAGAGAGAGTTCCGGTTGTTGTAAAAAAGGATACCATTGAATTCAATGCGTCTTCTTTTAAGACAAATCCCAACGCCAACGTCGAGGACCTTCTGAAAAAAATGCCGGGGATACAGGTTAAATCGGATGGTAAAATTATGGCTCAGGGGCAGGAAGTAAAAAAAATTGAAATTGAAGGAAAAACGTTTTTCGGGAATGATCCCACTCTGGCTACAAGGAACCTTCCGGCCAATGCCGTGGAAAAGGTGCAGGTATACGACAAAAAATCGGAACAGGCAACTTTTACAGGCATCGATGACGGCGAAAAACAAAAGACAATCAATCTTAAACTTAAAGCGGACAGGAAGAAGGCGCTATTCGGTAACGTTTCTGCCGGGGCCGGAACCAATGATCGATTCAGGGGTAAATTTAGTGTAAACCGGTTCAATTCAGGAAACCAGCTGTCATTTCTTGGAATGGCGGGAAACTTTAATGAACAGGGTTTTTCGATGGAAGATTACCTCAATTTCAGCGGTGCCATGCAACAGATGGCCGGTGGAATTAAATTCCTTGTCAGGCTTGATGAGAATAACAATCTCAACGGTGTTCCGCTCGATATAGGAAATTCAAAAGGAATCATTACAAATTATGCAGGCGGTGCAAATATCAATCACGATTTCGGACGGAAGACCAATGTCAATGCCAGTTATTTTGCAAATTCAATTAATCAGGATCTTCAAACCAAAACGGAACGGTGGAATTTTTTGCCGGGAAACGAGTTTAACTTTGATCAGGATGATATTCAGTTCAATGAAAATACAAATCAACGGCTCAATTTAACAATTGATCAAAAGCTCGATTCATTTAACAGTTTCAAATTGTTAACGGCTTTTAATATTACAGCCACTAAGCTTGATGAAACAGCCGTATCAGCCAATACTGCTGGTGATTCCCCGGTTAATGACAGCCACAGGAGCCTGAATTCTTCGGGTAATGAAATGAGATCCAATTCTGAATTCCTGTTAAGGCACAAATTCAGAAAGCAGGGAAGAACCTTTTCAATCGATTTAAAAGCCGATGTGGTTGCTCAGAATATGAGCGGTTCATTGAATGCAGTAAACCGTTTTTATGGTGATACCATTCAAACCATTAAGCAAAACCAGTTAAATGAAAGGACAAATAACAACACGAACTGCAACGGTAAAATCACATATACCGACAGGATCGGACAGGGTAAATACTATGAAGTTTCCTATGGTCTGGCTGCTGAAAATGGCGATGTTAACCAGGAAGTATTTGATTTGAATAAAGGAATAAAACAGGTTGACACAGCACTTACCAATCAATTCAGCAGTACTTACCTTTATAATACATTAGGCCTGAGTTTCCGGTTTGTAAAAAAGGATTATAACTTTCAGCTGGGCGGAGTTCTGAAACAAACGGATATGTCTGGAATCGTTGAGTCAAATGATACAAGGATCAATAAAAATTACCTCAATTTTTTACCGGTAGTCGGCTTCAAATATGATTTCACCTCTACCCGCCACCTTGAAATAGAATATTCGACTCAGGCTGAACAACCCTCTTTAATTCAGATGCAGCCTGTAGTGGATAACAGTGATCCCCTGAATATATTCACCGGTAATCCCGGTCTTAAACCGTCCTATAATCATACCCTAAGGACACAGTATAATTTCTTCTCACCTTCACGGTTTTTCAGCTTCTTTTTCCTGGCTCAGGCCGATTACAGGATGAATGCCTTTTCAAGCTCACAGACAATCAACGAGAACCTGGTTACTGTTACAACCCCCGTAAATGTGAAATATGAAAAATCAGGATTCACCCAGGTTGATGTCGGCTTTCCGCTTAAATTAATCCGTAGCCGGTTCAATCTTCGAACCGGAATAAGAACGAATAACGGTCTCACAATCATTAATAATACTTTAATCAGGGTTCATTCCGGTTCTTTTGAGGGAAATATCCAATATAATCTGAATATTGATGACAACCTGAATGTGAACCTGAAGGTTGAAATGGACCGCCAATCATCAACATTCGGTGTCGGCATACCGGAACAGCAATACATGAATAGGGTCTATTCAGCTGATGTTAGCTGCAGATTTCTGAATAGGTTCCTGGTTAATGTGAAATCAGATTACCTGCAGTTCAAAAATCTGACCTATGATTACAGGCAGGAAATTCCGATTTTGAATGCCTATCTCTCTTGTTTTATTTTTAAAAGCATGAGGGGTGAAGTCAGGTTTTCAGTAAGCAATATCCTGAACAGGACTATTGGTGTAAGTCAGGCAACAAGCCGGAATTTCATTGAAAGATCGGTTACCAATTCGCCGCATAGATATTTTATGATGAGTTTCACCTACGATCTGAATAAGACTGTCAATCATAAACCTGGGCAGGGAAGCTTTAACGGAATTGGGGGCTAG